The Carassius gibelio isolate Cgi1373 ecotype wild population from Czech Republic chromosome B5, carGib1.2-hapl.c, whole genome shotgun sequence genome segment ATAACGATATGCAAAATCAatagtaattgttttatttctttctccCATTTTTGAGTGATATTATTAGTGATACCAATACagattatttgcatgtttgtgACTAATAATCGATATGCAGtcactatttattcattttatttctatCCCCTGTTTCTGCTGGAGTGTTTATTAGAGATTGactgatatataatttttttaataatcagtacagGATATTTGCATGCTTATCTGCACAATAACTGGTATGCAGAATCAATATTTAATGATATTTCCATTTGCTCTTTCTGCTGAAGCGTTGACCAATAAATTgaccaatatttatttttttagttatttttttataatttatacagattatttgtatgttaatgtgcccgataaccgatatgcagaactgtaatttatttgtttaacatcTATCTGCTGTGTCTGCTGAAGCGCTTGGTAAGATTTGActgatggtgattttttttttttttaaataacccaaACAATATAGTTTGCATGTTTATGTGCCCGATAACCGATATTCAGAACTGAATGTTATGCCCCTTTCCATAAGCgtaagcttcatctttcaaaataaatgtaaagacagttaataatgtccttagttttaccatcagttcaagctgaaAGAGGAAAAGAGTCTCGttacagacacagtgatgaagcttgtatgtgtttgcagaacacaagACACAGACGGTTAAGaccgtctctctcacacacacagacacacacacacagacgcaacGCGCAAAACTCTGCAATTGAACAATCAATAGTtgtacttaaactaataacaaaacatacttccagtagctgattcagaagcgacAGATCATCCACATAGTGACGTACAGATGTGGGGCGTTTAAACGAGATGTTTTAGGGGTGTGTGGCAGAGTcctaactttgataaagaataagtctttggatttgagaatttagtctttgcaactttacagatcttctttctgcagcaagagcttgtaacaccccaaagagaaaggagaaattgacatcgcatcatatgaccctttaaattTTTATAACCGATATCAATTATTTAAGTGGCTGCTAACCGATATTTGGGATCAAGcctatttatttttacttctgtTTTTGACACAACGATAACGGTTTTATTTATAACACTTTTGTTTCTCTTTCATTTGAAATTTCAGTCATCTTGAAAACATGCTGAAAGCTAGTATGAAAGAGAATGTTAAATGTAACATTGCATCTCTTTATTTACATAACAGAagcaacattaatatttttttaaagttatttttgaaATGTACTCGTATGTGTTTCCTGCCACACTGGAAGTAAATTTTCTGTGTAGTGATAACTATCCTGGGACAACATGCTAAATCATTCTAGCAACATATTTACTAACAATGCGTGactttattcatgttttatgcGTGGAATTTGATTTATTACGAGAGAATCAAAAGTGtctacacaacaaacaaacatattgaTATTGACAGGGTTTGAATATTAATGAAAGATAAACTAAAACCAGCAAACAATTATTCCCATCAGTGTGTGGAAATGGGgatacatttaaatgatttttttgggCAGAAGCTTCACATAGTAAAAAGTAGGTGTCCACTGAAGGTGTTACGTCTCCAACTGTCTGTGTAGACACGGCGTTTCTCTAAGAGCTGAAGATATACCGTGTCCCATCGTTCAAGAAGAAGACTAACCGAGTTGGTCGTAGTGTCCTCGGTGTCTAGCCCAGGAGCGTTATCTGATGCTGTGACCACAGGATTGCCATTTTTTAGCAGTCTCACAGCGGTTGGTTCTTCATCAGGATTGAACACCACAAAGTTGAAGAAATAAACCCCTTTTACTGGTGCAGTGAAGATTCCTGTTGATAATGGTAGAAACTTATATGATGATGAttataatgatgataaaaatgtTGAAGCATTAAACTACTTTGTGCAATGGGATAATACCTGTCTTAGTGTCATAAGCATTTCCAATGTTAGTAAATGCATTTTCATACGCAAGAGTGGTTGCTTCGGCATGAGGTCCAAAATATTTGGAGCCCAGTGAAGAAGACAGTGTGGCTGAAAAAGCTACTTTTGTgctttctacaaaaaataaagagATGAGATGAAACTGATGAGCAATTGAAAAGAAAAACCTGTCATGGTTCTTTTCATGCTATCAAAAAAAAGGATAGTGTGAccagtcaaataataataataataataataatacaaatttacagTACCTTCATTCTTGCTTCTTAGTTCCCTGACTTCATCATTTAAAGCATTTAACCTTTCCCCCATGGTTTTAATATTTCTGAGTTCTTTAAGGATATCTAATGTCGGTGTGAATAAATCCTGTGCCAGTGTGGGCCAAACACACAGCAGAAGAACTATGCTTATTTCCAGCTTCATCGTTGCTTCTCTCTGTGAGTATTAGCGATTGAGATGCTTTCCTGCAGCCTCACAAAAcctaactgcatttatttaacagcCTAGAGAGACTTTGGACAACAAATATTTAATCTTCTCTTCCTGTAAAAAGGAGTAACTCTTCCCGTAAACTGagtttttttagtgttttattttttactctcaACCTCATAGCCAGcccccataccccccccccccccctcttttttTGGGACTCAAGACGACCCTTTGGGATTTACTTTTTACCAACCatatttgataatgctcaaaaatataaaaaattatagacactgccttgaatttttttttttaccaagctttttttttatatttgatatgaaaatgcatgaaatgagtcctggagcaatctagaaaagtaatggattgaaagtcacatgtctcacgAGTTTCTATGTCAaatgggctgatttgcactcaaacagatggtaatcatgcagatacattcacattcaatataaaacacactctcacatatataaaaactgttgaaaaataaaagaataaaaggaaaaggcccgcctccatcagctgacaggtgcatcAGAGCGCGTCACGATggagcgccaaaattcaaataaactatctttcgcctatctttcattcattattttttttgcacattctgtttgtgacactgtacactgcaaaaccatgctgtttttttactaccaagacgcagtttccgaccgtgagtttTTCCAtaaccagtccctccagaaaaacgcagataatttttgtgattgttgcgggcaaaaatccttgattttgcggcaggttttcttaaaaaatgcgatggaatatgcgtgatatttttgcaatcttatgcgatgaaattgctggaacttgcaaaaactgcggtttgatgaaaaagagaaaaaaaggtgacccccccccAGACcctttcagaccttaattaacacatggctcaaacttccaaaacattgagtcaaacaagttctctagctttacaaaaggaatattcaacaacttctgtaaaaatgaatacaaataatatatacacacaaatatacaaatgctgttttacaggaattgcaaagtgcaatctcttactgcaacgtaaactATTTTACATACTATTAATATACTTAACTGTataactgtaaggttttggtactattctgtaacaaaaaaatcttacaatacaaaatacaatcttacaactgtagaggtgcatcaacttctgaatgaactacaacagtccactgtgaaaatgaaagctaactgcgtagcctctaacactggcctatcgttcgtcatcctcatcctcatccctctctcaaaataatttgcccccactgtcatgtaacacaccgagTAACTGCTTCGCGtggtcttttgcgcttatttttgttggcagatgagaatgatttgcctCCTtaaccctggtttcaccgcgggcttcgcagatgatgttcacgtcgcaCAATTacatcacttcataaggttcccattgggaaataatggcgatttacttgtgtgaagtaaacgcaacatttttcaactttctgctaagatataggtgacttttttttgcaacaaaatttattattattatgaaatcatgctacctccgcatattttgtttcctgaaatcggcaatttatgcggcgaaagtgcggcgtatttgaaaaaatgcgacccccgcataaatatgcggcccttggctgattatgcattaaatcaagcgatcgcataatcgcgtttttctggagggactgaataacggacacaaacagttctgtctctgaagaactgaaacgtaaccaaaggaattatgatccatattacaacgttattgcttcgttggattAAACGTGCtgcatgagatgtcgttcagtggacccttacctttctaactaaaccgggatttacagctgtggatgtgtttatgactcgttattacgacggatctggtatgtacagcgtctctaaaatgtatcactgattatttttgtacccatttatgctatgatttaatttgAGAATTTATTAAAACCGaaatagggatgggtaccgaaacccggtattagcAAACAAGCAAGCGCAggtttgggggttcgattccccgggaacacatgatatgtaaaaattgatagcctgaatgcactgtaagtcgctttggataaaagcgtctgctaaatgcataaatttaatgtGCGATCacattaagacgtttgtctgtgagatctgcgagatctctcaatgcgcgccgcggaggctgtctttcagtcacacacacacacacacacacaccacaatgaGCACGGCGCAcgcacagacataacagtatgaaaactcctgcttaataacatagtgacgatggcgaagagattttcttaataatgttatcgtgcacattttatcttaccaaacatttctaatttgcgatattaagatgtttgtctgtgaaatctgcgagatctctcatgtctttcagtcacacacacacacacacacacacacactacaagaaCGAGCACggtgcacacacatgcatatgggtccgttcacatatcgcgtattttgcacgctcaagttcgttatttcaaatgtaggcgcgcggtatgcgctcTCATAATGAAAGCGACGCGGTCTGCgccacatcgagttaaaaacatctcaatttctcagaatgccgcaagcgcaccgcgggtcatgtaacttcctcatCTTTTCTGTATCAACGTTGAAACCTCAGCCaacatgaaggaacagctgatagctgtatgtggatttttaaattaatttagtagcagtgctactgcaagcagtttttattGCTGCAAATctatttatccattgctgaaatttctgcgtcttcatggagagagcaggtcatggttccTTAGCATCGGCAGATtcctcaggagcgcaagtgcccgaaggctttggaaaaaaaaaaaaaaaaaaaagctgcgtgcctagcgttttccacgcgttttcaTCAACTAAATTTTACACCTttataatgacatcatttttataACCGTTTTGGTCACATTTTGGTCagggaaaaaattattttgattaatatgcacgagggagagagagcaagacggtGAAGGTAATAATAATAAGGGACCTGacgttttgcttaagtgtttctttctttaattgctaatgcaaccttttcacaccacagactgaaccaaattaagcattgcttgcttggtaactgttcaacaaagtattgatagttgtgtaaatattgtcatactgacagctgtttgaagttttggttgattgtaattaGCCTACATatttttctatcaaagttatctgacattatcaagatgaatttgttctgacacagtttaactctgagttcttgtcatattttatgacCAATTTTTAAAccacagcaaataaactgtgatgatgttagaaatgttgaaagtgtctggatacattttggtttgactgtgtattttattttacagtgaagactatgcagtgctattttaaattaacaaatacaAACTTtggaaacattgtgtaaatagcacaaataaataaatagaacgaacACACAGTAAATATTTAGCCATTTCAGacagggcccactgtacaacctGTACCATGGAccctctaaccccagctacggccctggttTAAGGTGCCAAGACGGAGCAATGCATTGTGTGTACTGTAAGACATAAAACAAGAAGACATGTGgtttaaaatatagaaattaaaataaaaagcacatctgtatgcaatacggtttcattattgttcattattatcaaGGGTGGcttactataaataatttgtgcaaccaaatcatgtttttcgccagtaactgaaaaagttagtagCGCAAGTGCCACCGGTGGaaaagttagtgtagttccctgctAGAGCAGgaatgttttgtatatttttattattttttaaattgcattttaaatcacaGATTTCAGAAAAATCCCaatcagca includes the following:
- the LOC127957816 gene encoding cerebellin-2, whose translation is MKLEISIVLLLCVWPTLAQDLFTPTLDILKELRNIKTMGERLNALNDEVRELRSKNEESTKVAFSATLSSSLGSKYFGPHAEATTLAYENAFTNIGNAYDTKTGIFTAPVKGVYFFNFVVFNPDEEPTAVRLLKNGNPVVTASDNAPGLDTEDTTTNSVSLLLERWDTVYLQLLEKRRVYTDSWRRNTFSGHLLFTM